tctatttatatataaaatataagattTTAGCTTACAGAATtcaattattaatgcaatttaaaatttttagtaaCACCAAATATCGTTGTTGATATGTACTAGTTTGGGTAGATAACAAAATCGATCTTAATATAACTCTCTCATTTATTGAGCTCGAATTGGGTCTTTCACCCTTAGCGGGGTTCTATGTCATCTTGCTTGTGATTTAACAACTTGATCTCAAGTTGGGCAAAATCTTGAGTTCAAATTGGGTAATGAATAATTCGACTTGTCTTTCAAACCTAGTAGGTAGGCTTCTATGTCGTATTGCCTGCAATTTGACAACTAGGCAGTTTCACTGGCTTTGCTTCTAGGCAACTTAGTAGAGAACGATGTTAGTCACCGGCTTGTTGAATTGTTCTTCACACAATTGTATTGTTGAGCATCATTTTTCACGCCTTTATTCTCTTGATGGCCTCATCTTTTTCCCCTCTTGGCAATATTCTCTGAGGGCAGTATCGATACTTTCAAGTTTGACGCCAACTTCCAAGTTTTAGAATGACAAAAAGGATGTCACGCTTCAACTGTCATTAGTAAAATGACAACTGTTATTTTAAGACTGCTGCAAAAGCACTAGGCAACAACGCAATGAACTATAGTCCTTGCTGCCTGAAATACAAGGTAGCAAACAACAAGGACACTATTCTATTCAGTAATACAAGATAGCAATTGTAAGTGAAACACAATTCTTCTGTGTGAATTATCTCGTCTTCAGGCTAATAGAGCTTTCAAGGTTTCCAGAGGATAGTAGTATCTGCAATCATTGAGGTGACAGTATATGGATCCATGTTTGAAGCAGGCCTTCTGTCCTCAAAGTACCCTTTGCCCTCTTTCTCTGTATCTCGGCCAACACGAATTGATGCACCACGGTTTGCAACACCCTGGAAAATCCCATGATTCAAGAAATCATGTGTCATTATATGATCAAATGTCAAGTAGTACGTCCCTAAAGAAATGTCGAGAGAATGTCAAGGGCTCAAGGCATTAAGAAAGCATCTGTGGTAGATTTTGGAGGGAGAACTAGATGGAAGTAGGAACAAAGATATTGATATCAGTGGTAATTACTTACCCACAAGAAGTTATTGATATCAGCTGTTTCGTGTCGGCCAGTGAGACGACGTTCATTTCCTTCACCATAGGCGGCAATATGCTCTTTGTGCCTAAGTCCAAGCTTCTCAATTGCCTTCTTGATGACTCCATAACCTCCTTCATTCCTCGTAGATTTAGTGCTGAAAAGAACAAGACAAACTTCAttttcagagagagagagagagagagagagagagaggcggGGAAGGTGTTGAGAGGAAGCTGAGAAACAAGTCATCCAGATTCTATACTACATTACCTGTAATTGGTGTGGGCACCTGCACCATTCCAGTCACCCTGTAGAGAGTTAAAAAGTTGTGTGAAAAGAGAGAGATTATAGATATTACATCACATAGTCTATTGTTATCCTGGTTTTCTTTCCAGCATCCAATTTCTGCCCACTTAGATTTTCTTAGCTACATTTCAATATAATATAAAGATATCAGACAAGAAGTTCCCTCAGAAGCTGTATAGCAAGCAAGTTCTTGCAATAGTTAAAAAAGATGTAGTATTTCCTGAAACCAACAGCATATAAGGTTCTTTTCAGATCCCAAAAAGAAGCCTCCATGTTCTCCAAGAACATCACTCACTTTGACAATGACAAATCAAGATTTCGtaagaaataataaataaaaataaaaatccttACCTGAATAGGTTTGGGATCGAACGAGAGCACCACCCCAGCAATCTCAGTGATCCTCTGTTACCAAACAATTTTAACTGGTTTAACGACATGTACTATATTTCAGCTGTTACTTGAACAAATTGTCCTTGTTTCAATGACTCAAGAAACTAAAGCCAAATACCTCCAGAATGTATCGAGCAACCCAAAGCTCATCTGCTGCAGAGATGCCAACGGCTGGTCCAACTTGAAACTCCCACTATAAAAATATTCAGGAAAATTTAGAAATCAGAGATGCTAAAGGAGATAACAAGATGCCAAGAGGAGACATAAGAAGCAAGCTTTATCTACCTGGCCAGGCATCACTTCCCCGTTGATGCCGCTTATGTTAATTCCAGCATAAAGGCACGCCTTATAATGTGCATCTACTATATCACGTCCAAATGCTTTATCAGCTCCAATTGCACAGTAGTAAGGGCCCTGTGCAATCAAAGAAATGGGGagaaacataaatgatctaaaTCTTGAACGATTAAAGACAATAACAAGAGCACGGAAAGAGAAGAGAACAAACTCGAGGCTTGGTGGTAAAGGGAGGAAAATCTAAGCCCATGttaagaaatttgaaaaaaaaaaaaaaaaaaaaaaaagaagagagagagagaacgtACATGGGGATATTTAGAAAAAGAACTGAAAAAGATAGTTAACACTAGGTCTTTATTCTACCGCAACTAACATGAAATTCTTGTATGACAGGTTAAGAGAATTTGGGTAATTTTGGCCATCCTGCAGACTGATATATTACCAATCAGTTATCCATATATCCTTAGTGCACAATCCTATTGGCATCTGCATTGTTAGCAAATCTTCCGGCTATATTATCAGGGGTAACttcaaaagaggaaaaagaaaggccaAAACCTCAAGAATCATAATTAACTGCACCATGATTGAAGAACCACTCAGTAGGAATTATCTGAAGTGGACAAACTATGAGGATAGAATTGAAAGCAACTGGTAGAAGAAAATTACCTGAGGCCCAGGGAAGCCTCCCACGGGCCATCCAATAGGCCACTTGACATCCTTTTGCAACAAGGTGTATTCTTGCTCAATTCCGTACCTTATTTCATGGATACGTTTCCAAATGAAAAGAGgtaataaaagaaagaaaagcagatAACTAGATAATAAGAAACCACACTCCAGAAGCACTAGAGGATTAAGAATTACCAGGGCTCTTCAGCAGCAACGTCAGGATGACTGAAAATTTTGGCTGCGTTATGCCTCTTGTTTGTGGGAATCGGCTCACCTGCTGGCGTGTAACAATCGCACATGACCTGAGAGAGAGAATCGAGACATAAAGTCAAATCAAATCTTGTGTATTTTATGTCAAAGATTATACAACTGAATACCGCTTACCAGAATGTTGTTGCCCCTCCTGAAGGGATCCTTGAAAATTGCTTGAGGACTGTTTCATTAgatggtgaaaaaaaaaaaaaaaaaattggttcatTTACCAAATAGTCCATTAGCAGAATAAGAAAACATTCTAAACGTTGCGGATATAAACTTACTATATGATCACTTCACTGTCTTCGCCAGGAGCTTGGCCTGTGCTAGAACCATCATAGTTCCACTTAGGCAGCTTTTTGGGATCGTCTACGGGACCAGAAATAGTCTGCAATATTTCAAGTATCTCATACGTCATCGACCTCCATAATCACTCAGTTAAACAACGGACCAAAAATGGCTTAAACAAAATTCAGTCTTCTGGTAAGCAGAAAGATTATTACCCTGGCTTTGCTTCTGAGGTCCATACCGGATCCCCCAACCCTGTTAAAAAGTTTAAAACCACAAATCATTTAGATTTAACCTATTCATTGACCTCTGCAAATGCATGGAAAAAGTATCTCCCGGAGTGGATCATTGCAAAAGAGCCTTGCAATCTTCACCTCCGTTGGAAAAATTAAACATCAATAGAAGCACAGCATTTCTCTATAACAAGAGTGTATACAAGGAACAAGACTCGTGATATCAGATTAGATGTTACTCCAATAAAAATATGAACACAAGACCCAATGGGAAGGTGAGAAACCATGAAGATTACTCGTTGTTAAACCATCTTTactaaaaaaatataagaaaagcCATCAAAAATGAAACCAAAAAGAACCCTTTCGACGGAAGCATTCATTAAGCAAAATCTTCACCAGCCAAGTTAAAGATAACGGATAGAAGTTCACAGAAAACCGAGGAAAACAGAGCAAAGCAAGTGATTAGTCTCACCATATATACTCAACGATCACCTTCTCTGTAGAATCAGAGAGGTTAAGATTAACAAGATCCGAGAGCAAAGCCATTttaagcaagaaaataaattctCTGAGCTCTGAGAATGAATGAAGGATGAATTCTTGAGGGCAGAGAAGTACTGAGCCAGCCCCTGCAAGGAGTTTGTTTATATAGTGCAGTTTCAGAGTTGGCCGCATGAAGCAATTCAGATGTCTGAcgtcttcttcatttttttttaaacgtaTTTTAAATTAAGTAGACCAGATTTATGACGTCTTCTTCCTTTTAATGGtatttttatgagaaaatacaCGGATTAAAGTACTAATATTGGGAAGCGGGGTTGTTCGGAGAAGTATACGACTGCGAGAGAATCTTCAATCAGATTCTCATCTTCAGACGGGTAGTTTAACCTGGTAACTATTTTCCCGGTACAATAAGAGTCCTTTCCTTTCTCAGTCcaagctctttttttttctttcttttatttttctttcacagAACGTTTTCTTAATTTCAAAACCTATCCTTAGTTTTACTACTTGTTAATTGTTATAAAGTAGTTTCggattgagaaaataaaaacctcgtagagggatttttttttttttttcccgtatCAACACTAGAATTGCTACCCTACTCTTATATTTCTGCATTATGGAGAGGATTGGACCCAAAGGAAGCCAAGGAAAATTTAGAGGGAACTAAATCACCTTCAAACAGTGTATTAGAGCACTTCTTGGATTAACTAAAATTGAGGAGAAAGATTAACTAAATCCAGGAGTGGAAATGTTTCTGATTGgtgaaatttgtttttttttcttaactaCTAATTAGGTTACGAGTAAAAGATAATTTCAAACTTTGATTATAGATAATTATAATATTTTGAACTCTTAGATTACATTCATCCATAAATTATGGATAAATTTCCTCTCCATTACGAGACATGCAATTATATACTGCCATGATAAAAGAAACTAAGAATTCTATTATTATATTCTCAACAAATGAAAGATTGTTATGCACATTCAAGATGATTGAGAGTTTTGAACCAAATGATTCTCACTCTAATATTTTTATTGGAGATGTCATCTTTCATTTGCAAAAATTTCTAATCTTGGAAGGTTTATTGGACGCTCCACTTTGCTTTGTTATTTCTATTCCTAGAGAAATTGATTAGACATACGTGCATTGATTTGGCTTTAATCAGTCATGCTTAATGCTATGGATTTCGGTATTTGTGAAGCATTAAATGACAAATCGAAACCTCAGGTAGTCCTCTCATTCTCTAATATTGACAGATTAGTGTTTGAGAAGAAGCTGCTATTTTAtcccaaagaaaaagaaaagtgtttGAGAAGAATGGCATCAAATTAATTTCCTCTCCTACGCAGTGATTAAAGCATTTCAATTTCTAGAAACAACTTAGTCTCcctagaaaagagaaaaagaaaagaaaactgaaTTTGGGATCTTATGACTTGGACAATAATATTCAACAAACGTCCGTTTGTAGATTCAAAGCACGAAATGCAGGTTGGATGTAGAATATTTTTTAGGGTGTTTTGCAAAAGTTACACTAGAACATTATATTTCAAGAGCTTTTTCACTTTAAATGTGATttagaatatttttaaaatttaaaattttattaaaatatttttaaaaatttattaaatcttTCCTCACCATCTCGCACCTTCTCCCTTCTCTGTCACTACCACTCCATCCTCCTGTCTTCCACTCTTCCtctccctcatcctcatcctcatACAATGATAAATCTAGCAAACTGAAGTAAAATCTTATCTGAAAAGggattttctataaaaaaaaattttgtattttttataaatacatttttcaatcatatttttacttcacatatatcaaatcgttacggtatattttttataaaaatttcagaaaattacaatccaaacac
The genomic region above belongs to Coffea arabica cultivar ET-39 chromosome 7c, Coffea Arabica ET-39 HiFi, whole genome shotgun sequence and contains:
- the LOC140010484 gene encoding glutamine synthetase cytosolic isozyme 2-like is translated as MALLSDLVNLNLSDSTEKVIVEYIWVGGSGMDLRSKARTISGPVDDPKKLPKWNYDGSSTGQAPGEDSEVIIYPQAIFKDPFRRGNNILVMCDCYTPAGEPIPTNKRHNAAKIFSHPDVAAEEPWYGIEQEYTLLQKDVKWPIGWPVGGFPGPQGPYYCAIGADKAFGRDIVDAHYKACLYAGINISGINGEVMPGQWEFQVGPAVGISAADELWVARYILERITEIAGVVLSFDPKPIQGDWNGAGAHTNYSTKSTRNEGGYGVIKKAIEKLGLRHKEHIAAYGEGNERRLTGRHETADINNFLWGVANRGASIRVGRDTEKEGKGYFEDRRPASNMDPYTVTSMIADTTILWKP